CCCCCTCGTATAGTAGATTCCTTTTTTTCCTCTGTCGTcttatacttataatttttatttttttttttacctggAGGTGCTAGGAATTCGCCAGGGCTGCCGCCCGAGGGTGCTGGGGGCCCCTGACCTGGGGGCCCCGTGAGAAATTCAGGAGGTCCGCCTCCAGCACCAGGTGGAGGATACTCCCCTGCCACTGCCGCCGCCGCAGCCATTCCAGCTATACTCGCTGGGTCCAAACCTGTCATAAACAAATTCGCAACTTTTCAGAGAACGTCGAACCTTTGGCTATCTCCGAATAGGCTGGGCCTGTCGTGGCggaatttaccatttttgaacTTGATCTTAAATTCATTGTACATGattattcaaatcattttagAGAACTAATTACTGGTTTGAGCAATTAATTAGAGCTGTGTTACAAACTGTCGTTCTAGTTTTAATTTTGTAGCAGTATCTTTATCTTTTCTCTTATGTTATTAAATCTGATCGTATATTTACCTGTCCTGCAGGACAGGTACATATATAAAGAACAGATGTAATATTTTCGATTTCACCGTGTTGGAATTATTATCCTAAATGTAGTAATGTTATTTCTTTAGATTTTGATCTGGACTCCAGAATTCTTATAAGACAAGCCGTTATAAATAAAATCAGAGCCGGAATCTGATTTTGACTCTAAGACCTGATATTGGAATTCTCAGTTTAAATCTGATATTAGAGTTACAATTTGATCTTGAAGTCGGAGTCTGATATTaaagtcaaaatttgatttttataataagGTCAAAAATGTAATACAATCAGGATCTGATTATAAATATAGaatcttattttagaatttaaatctgATAGTTAATTCACAATGTAATGTTGGACCAGAAATCGAATTCTAGTTCCTTAATTTGATATTGGATTCACAATCTGATTCTGATACTAAAATCTGATTAGGAACACACACTAAGATTCTGGTGTcagtatttaatatttcaattataatttgagTGATACTGGAGTCAAAATCTGCTTTCTTATCCACAACCAAAGCCTGAAGTCTGAATTGGATATTTGATTCAGAATATGATTTTCGTTCTAAAGTATAATTCTGAAGACAAAATCTGATACTAGGGTCACAACTTTATATTAGACTCAGAATCTGCTTTAAATACCGTAATAAAATTCTGAAGTCTTAATCTCAAAGTGCAAAATATTGCAGTCACAATCTGATTTTAGATTTAGATTCTGGTATTGTATACCAGTAAAATCCAACATATGATTGTCGGGCCTACTattggcgagaaaattcgagtcctctggctttgacgttgaataagtatgtgaaaaaaatggtaggttaatgaaaaatatCTCGTTATTAAGGGgaaaatgttgtacgttaatgagccgaaaactgatattccaaaaaattatttgtagcttacagatctgaaaatacgatgaaaagtgaggaaatttgatagcttttaaaatcagtgaactttagagcatagttttttatagaaaaaataataggaaaaatctgaaaaaattcaaggtggtacattaaaaatttctgaacagattgGAATCTGTTCGGAAatatttaatgtaccaccatgaattttttcagatttttcctattactttttcaataaaaaactatacttcaaagttcactgtttttaaaagctatcaaatttcctcacttttcatcgtattttcagatctgtaagctacaaataattttttggaatattacttttcggctcattaacgtacaacattttcCCCTTAATAACGAGatatttttcattaacctaccatttttttcacatacttattcaacgtcaaagccagaggactcgaattttctcgccgatagtaaataTAATATTGGATAAGTCAGAAACTGATTTCAGATTCACAATCAAAGCCTGCAGTCAGAATTCGATATTTGATTCAGAATATGATTTTGGTTCTAAATTATGATTCTGAAGAATACTGGTACGGATACTAGATAATAGAGATACAATTTGATATTAGATGCTGCAGAACCTGCTTTTTGTTCCAAAACATTATTCTGAAGTCATAATCTGACATTTCCACAATCTGATTTCAGATTCAGAATCATTTATTATATGGTTTTATTCTTATATTTAGGTCAAAATCTGATTTTCGCTCTAGAATCTGGGAATCAGAGCAATTGtatccttgattttattacgcaAAACTTTCTGTTTTATATGTCACCAAAGACTCTCAACAGGCAACAGGATTAAATTATCTCATTTTTGTTCCTAAGTACGATTCTGAGGACAGAATTGCATACGAAAGCCACAATCTGATATTAAAGTCAGAATCCTATTTTGGTTCCAAAATCTGATTTCACAGTCTGAATGTGAGCTTGCCtattgcattcaaaatttaattttgcatcgAAAGTATGATTTTGAAGACAGAATCTATGATATTAGAAATACAATTTGATATTAGAATTTAGAATCGGATTTTGAACGTTATTGTCTCCGATTTTTGTTCTCTAAAATCTAATAGTAGGTTCAGAATTAGATTTTTCATCCACATTCATATTCTGGAGTCTGCCTTCGATACTCATTTAAATTCcaatctaattattcaattttgataataaaacaaACCCTTCATTAATAAAACAGCAAAACAGATATGCAAGTACTTGTGAAAAGGAAATTATTGGAAATTGTTATGACATTTGTATTCTTTTAAGGCATGAGAATAAGGgatggaaataaaaaatgtattatttattcaaatatcttATTGCATATTTGGATAATTAGCGTAAGACTCACCAGGATTTCCAGGTCCACTAAAAGGTGGTCCATGAGGGTGGGGTGGTGGGTGTCCGCCGAAGAACTCGTGATGAAACGCTACGGGTCCACCGTATCCAAACTCGAATTTGTCGGCAGCGAAGTATGGGAATCCTGGGGGCGGGCCATCCTCACCGCCCAGGGCTCCGTGGTTCAAATTTAATGGGAATCCCCTCATCTTCCTGGTGCCACCGAAGAACGGACTCCTGCCCATCGACGTCAGCTGCTTTAACCTCCGCTCTTTACTTCTCTTGTTTTGAAACCAAACCTATGTTGAGGGCAAAGAACAAAAAAACCTAAATGATGAGACCCTCGCTAGGAGGTGGAGTTACCAAACAATGGTTCAGGTCAATAAGAATAATCAAGAtctttaaatctaattaaaattgaGGGCTATACTTTGTTAAGGAACTCTCATTTATTCTCTTTCAACAGTCTTTATTCGTATGGAgtcttttcttcataaattgaTTGAAAGCTTACCTGTATCACCCTCATAGGAAGCCCTGTTTCTTTAGCAAGGCTTTCCCTAATATGCCTAGTGGGTTTCGGAGTTTGCGAAAAAGCAGTCTTCAGGATTTCCAACTGTTTCGCCTTTATAGTTGTCCTCGGCCCCCGTCTTTTGGATCCTGCACCCCCATCACCACTTCCGCCTCCAGCACCACCATCAGGACTCTTGTTCTCTGTCTGACTATCTCTAGTTTCCGGGTCACCGTCCAAGGAACCTTTAACAGATCAAAGCCAAATCCTCAAATCTCCtttctaaacaaaattctttgaatagcATCCTGCAAACATCCTCTCGTATCTTAAAGGATGTCTCCAAGTTTCGGATAGGTTAATCAGTTGTGAATATTCCCACAAGGAACTCCTGAAATTCTACCATACCAAATCCTAAAGCCGATTTCTTCAACAGAAGGAGAGAGTAACCTTGTTTTTAAGATGGTACAGAAAACAGATGACTTATCAAATGAGTTCTTTAcaatttgaatcaacaaaaaacAGATAACATATTAACAGTtggtttaaatttgttcaaatcagaTTATATCAGACATGACTCTAAATCTAATATCTCTACCAAGAACTTTTTGTAGGCAAATGTCCAAAATACGGCGACTATTCAGCATAAAACTTGAAAGTCATCTTGACGTCGACGTTTTTACCTTCAGTAGGGAGTTTCGCATTGTCATTTTGATCGCGCTACATTGAAACTCTGCGAATGGGTATCGCGATGACTTCTTCAGTGAACAAACAGACGTCAGCAGGTAGAGGAGGATAAACTTTTCCTTGTATCTTCATCGAGCCAACAACGACGCTCCCCAGAAGCATTGAAACCCCATAGGATTATTATGGCTCCCCATTGAAACGTATATGGCCTACGATAATCTATACCAGGGAGGTCTTAACCACGGGACAAAGAAAATGTTTGGACAGTGTCACACCACACAACGGAGTACCCCTTGAAGACACCCTTGTATGGTGGAAGCTGTACGAGTTGCGAGTACCCACCAATCCATTGTCATGCCGATAAAAGAGCAGGGAGCGAATAATGTAGGGCGTAAAAGACCTGCACTTTATAATCGTTTTTCCACGCCAGGTTACCGCGATCACCTTTTTCCTATCTCGTTTCTGTCTCGCACAGAACTGCTTCTCTCAATGttcttctgtattttttttaagcagAAGTCTCTGGTCATACGTCTGTCATAGCTTTCTGTTTTTTATCGGGGAGATAACAGTCTCTGATGactgatttttgaatatttaattgttcatttaGAATCAATAGCTAATTTGGTTAGCCTTGTtagatatttttatgtattttctgACATAAGAAGTATAtagttgtttcaaatattttctgaacTATTTTATCTGTAGGAGAAAATAGATGTATCAACATTTTATTCTGTTAAAGAGTAGACAATGgatcgggaaaccgggaaatcaCTGTGAGTTCTTTTAGACCCCGAGAAAacaggaaatgacagtgaatttaatttttaccattcaagttTGTACAACTTGAAgttgaaacatttaatatttaaacaatcttcaGTATTTCTTATTCAAGTCATTGAATTCCGAttgccaaaaaattgaatttgttcaattttccatgtttttttaatttttaacaatctcagtttgaaaacattcaatttttactgttttaattttttaataaacattttttgcagcGTCTACTTCAGTACTTTGGAAtcgaagaattttttatgtttttcattagGAGATTATCGAATTTTGAAAGCTTCGAAGTTGTAAAATATGGAACGCTGGAgtttaaaattgctcaatttttaatgcttgattttcaagataaaaatttagaatttttctaaattaaattcgtTAATTTTGGAGATTACTTTTTTGCTTTTTGAAGTTGAAGAGTTTTCGGTTTTGAAGGTTTGAATTTGAAAGTTCAGATAAAGGGATAAAGTGTGTCAACTCCGTTAAAAAacttagggattttttttaaatcttaaccgACTACCCATTATCGGCGAGAAAAACAAATGCtagcacaacaaaaaaacagacaTACTCGTATAAAAGCTAAAAGTATTCTatgtaaatgagcttgaagacgtttatgtaaaaaaatttttgtgcttagcagactaaaaattgtaaaaaaaagtaaggattttcgggtacatttaagaacagtcaagttttttttaatttctcaactgcaacttgttcacaacagttttcctcatactcatgaatttttttaaatttttcccatcgccccttgtataagaaataatactctaaacttgactgttcttaaatgtacccgaaaatccttacttttttttacttttttcagtctgctgagcacaaaattttttttacttaaacgtcttcaagctcatttacgtagaagaCTTTCAggttttatatgactgtttttttgttgcgttagcattttttttgactgagttattaaccttcaaaggcagatgcctatagttttctcgccgatagtagtattATATTGTGCACAACAAACAAAGCAGACTTTGTATGATACATACGGCGTTTGTTTCAAATTCCTACTTAAATTGTTTCTGGTTCGAAACTGGCtgtttaaaatttccaagaaCATTCTTCCATTAATAAATCATCTGTTTTTTGTTACATCATGTGATGATATAGCCAATACAAATATCTATAATCTTGTATGTTTTTTCAATGATATTATTCGCACCTTGTCGCTATGAAGATAGTAATCGTAAGGGTATGCGGCTTTGGCGCTAAACTTACCTTGATCCTCGGAATCCTCTTGCTTGCAAGTATCACTTCCGAGAGGTAAATCGCCAGCGTGACCAACGCCTTGGCTACCCGGACCACCAGATCCCAAGTTGTGTGGTCCCAGATGGGGTCCACCGACACCTCCATGGTGTTGGTGACCAACACCACTACCATCATCCTCTTCGTCTTCTG
This Belonocnema kinseyi isolate 2016_QV_RU_SX_M_011 chromosome 3, B_treatae_v1, whole genome shotgun sequence DNA region includes the following protein-coding sequences:
- the LOC117169059 gene encoding LIM/homeobox protein Lhx5 isoform X2; the encoded protein is MLLSCAGCEKPILDKFLLNVLDRAWHADCVRCCVCGTALQDKCFSRESKLFCRNDFFRRYGTKCGGCLEGINPSDLVRKARDKVFHLNCFTCLVCRKQMSTGEELYVLDDNKFVCKEDYLSGKPLPVTHHVHGHHGGDSLMGSASEDEEDDGSGVGHQHHGGVGGPHLGPHNLGSGGPGSQGVGHAGDLPLGSDTCKQEDSEDQGSLDGDPETRDSQTENKSPDGGAGGGSGDGGAGSKRRGPRTTIKAKQLEILKTAFSQTPKPTRHIRESLAKETGLPMRVIQVWFQNKRSKERRLKQLTSMGRSPFFGGTRKMRGFPLNLNHGALGGEDGPPPGFPYFAADKFEFGYGGPVAFHHEFFGGHPPPHPHGPPFSGPGNPGLDPASIAGMAAAAAVAGEYPPPGAGGGPPEFLTGPPGQGPPAPSGGSPGEFLAPPGGGQGNPSGGANAGGPGGGGAGGGFPEPHQMQSEGLVW
- the LOC117169059 gene encoding LIM/homeobox protein Lhx5 isoform X1, whose amino-acid sequence is MLLSCAGCEKPILDKFLLNVLDRAWHADCVRCCVCGTALQDKCFSRESKLFCRNDFFRRYGTKCGGCLEGINPSDLVRKARDKVFHLNCFTCLVCRKQMSTGEELYVLDDNKFVCKEDYLSGKPLPVTHHVHGHHGGDSLMGSASEDEEDDGSGVGHQHHGGVGGPHLGPHNLGSGGPGSQGVGHAGDLPLGSDTCKQEDSEDQGSLDGDPETRDSQTENKSPDGGAGGGSGDGGAGSKRRGPRTTIKAKQLEILKTAFSQTPKPTRHIRESLAKETGLPMRVIQVWFQNKRSKERRLKQLTSMGRSPFFGGTRKMRGFPLNLNHGALGGEDGPPPGFPYFAADKFEFGYGGPVAFHHEFFGGHPPPHPHGPPFSGPGNPVANLFMTGLDPASIAGMAAAAAVAGEYPPPGAGGGPPEFLTGPPGQGPPAPSGGSPGEFLAPPGGGQGNPSGGANAGGPGGGGAGGGFPEPHQMQSEGLVW